TGAAAGACATTTCCCCCCTCAACACTaaaacacagttaaaaaaaaaaaaacaattacagcAATATTGGATTaaagataaataaatatttaGCAGGACCTACCATAGAGTCATCATGACTATTTCATTTAGTTTTTGCAAAATCCAGCTACAGTGATCATTACTGCAGGAACCCAGCAGTCACATTTCATCAATTAATGGAAACTGTCATTTTACTATTCTGCTTcatcaacattctgaaaataatGCAAAACATTTTTACAAATGTGTCATGGAAAATTAGCTTTTTGTTTATGCAAGACATTTCCCACATTTTGTCACCCCCAGGAGGGGCGGGGCTTACAACCCCTACTTGAGAGCCGCCACTGATGCGATCATGGAATCTAATCAGCTCCTCATCAACACCAGTCTAACCTTTAAGCCAGACTGACCTTTAAAACTCTCATGGACAAACACAAATGTAGATAATGCCATCACCTAATACtgtggatgtttttggtactgcACCACGTTGTTGTATCTGTGGGTATGCCTCAGTACAATCATGAACACATTATGGTTGATGACTGACACACCATGACCCatgaaaagatcaatactcaagacaTTTCTGCATAATAACAGTAGTAACTGCAGGTATAAAGACACTATGGACTAACTTAAGAAAGTAGGGAAAGTACAGCGTCATTAAGAATGTGATCGCCGCCTTCTTAAGCAACATGCAATATTTAAAATTGACCTTATAACACAGTGGGACTCAAAGTAGTACCATGCTCAAAATAGACTGCATCGGGCCCTGATGTTTGGGTGTAGGCACACGGGGCAACCTCAACAGATGCTACCCAAGCTCATGACTGGACCTTCAGGTCATTTGtgtattaataaaataaaaaatgtggcAAAATGTGAATGCAAAATATGCAAAGCAACAACATCCAGATGAACAGAAAGGCAAATGATTTATTAGAAAACAAACGTCAACATATGAAACAATTTTCTTTGGAACAACAGATGTATAAAAGCAGAATATTAAGGAAATGAACATGCTTGCATATTTCTCATAAGGATAAGAGTAGTCGGCAAACACACGTGTCTAATGTGACTAATGAAGATAAACAGTAATATAAGTGGTTTAGTTAGTGATTGGTGTAAAGCAAGACGCTGCACAGCGTTGCCTTGCAGAGGAAATGCTGCAAAGTGTGAAATCTGATTCCCAAACATCAGCAGAGGGAAGTCAGCACTTCCGGTTGTCTGCAGGACATCGGATCGGTGCTGCAGGACAACCTGTCCGCTCCCAACTAAGGTTAAAAATAACTATGCACAAAATTACTAATTCTTCAAATCAAAGCAAAACAGGCCGTCGGACAAGACCGGTTCCATCTGCTGATTCATTCTGATGACCACAGTGTGActggagtgtgagtgtgtgtgtgtgtcacaccagTCTGGACAATACTGATCAGAGCAAGATCACGTAAATATCACTCTTCGATTGTCACATACTACAATCATTATATTAAgactgcagttttgtttttttggtcatgTTACTCGAATATTGGACAGAACATTGTCTTATAAAGTGGAAGTTATGAAATTACTGCTCAAATGATCAGTTTCTGTTGGGCTTTTGTGAAAAACAGCAGTCATCCCTGTTCTATGTGATGGTCAACAAACATGTTTGTTTAATGAATccgatcatctctgacacaaatATACTGTTTGGAGCAAACAATTACTTGACAGTAGCTGTTAAAACCATTTGTTTCCATTCTATAAAACTGTCAGAGGCACCTGTAAAAGGGGATCAACAGTGTGGTCAAAGTTACATAAAATCACCACTTAACCATTTTTAAATGAATGAGAAACATGTGACTGAAACATCAGAAAACACCAAACCTGAGAGGAAAAGTTAAAGATGTGTGAGAATATTTACAGGAACATCACCTTCACATGCTTTCCTGATCAGGAAAGGCAGCTATCAAGATGCTGGTTGATGTTTGACTCCAGCACCTTCGTTTGACAGACGGGACAGTTGACAGTcagcgaggaggaggaggagctggcACCGGAGGTGCTTTGCCTCACTGAAGATGAGTTGGGCGCTGATGAATCAGTGCTTACAGTCCTCTGAAAAAAGTCAAACATCGTAGCGGAGCTCCGGCATTCATCCAGCAGCCTCTTTCTCGAGGTCAAGCTCCCACCAGCAGCTCCTGATACACAGTCACTGTGGGTTCCTAGTGGAACTCCACGTGGAGATGTAGTTCCAGTGAGACCAGAACTTCCTGCTGAGGTTTGACTTGCTGTTGTCTTGACACCAGTGTTGTTGAAGAGGTCATTGATGGCTGTCTGTCTGATCTTTGGGATTTCTTCACACTCCCTGTTTGCTTTGATGCTGCCATGTGGTTTTGAGATTCTTACTGGTGATCCGCTGATGTTAACAAAGACTTTAGTGTTACTGACTGACCTCTTTATGGGTCGGTTCTGACCTGAGGTAGAGGTGCTGGAGATTCCTTGCGTTGGGTTAACATGGGAAGAAGGAATTCTGGACAGCGATGTCGGGGAGGAGAATTTCTTGGGCGAAGAGATGGGGCTGGATGAGGAAACATCCATGACAGGCACTAATGGTTTTGCAGATGGGGTAGAACATGTGGAGGCCTGAGACGTCCTTCCAAGCACAAATCCTTTCCCACTAAAGGGAACAATGTTCCTTATATCTTGGAACCCAGAACCTGGTACAGAGAGAACAAACGAAGTAAAAATCAAGCAGCAAATTTTCTTAGAGGTAACTGATCAGATAAACTCTTCAATTACTGCGCCGGAGGAGCACACTGTGAAACCCCACTGACGGACTGTAAAGTACTTTAGGTTGGAAATCTCTGTCTGAACGTTTCAGGAAGGCATCGTGATGTGACTGCAGTGCTTTTTCAAGCAACTTACGGTAGCTGCAGGGTGTTATCTAGACCTTGTCAAAGGGGTGGTGGTatgaccaaatcaaatcaattttatttatatagcgccaaatcacaacaaacagttatcccaaggcgccttatactgtaaggcaaggccatacaataattacggaaaaaccccaacggtcaaaacgaccccctgtgagcaagcacttggcaacagtgggaaggaaaaactcccttttaacaggaagaaacctccagcagaaccaggctcagggaggggcagtcttctgctgggactggttgggcctgagggagagaaccaggaaaaagacatgctgtggaggggagcagagatcaatcactaatgattaaatgcagagtggtgcatacagagcaaaaagagaaagaaacactcagtgcatcatgggaacccccaagaagtctaagtctatagcagcataactaagggatggttcagggtcacctgatccagccctaactataagctttagcaaaaaggaaagttttaagcctaatcttaaaagtagagagggtgtctgtctccctgatctgaattgggagctggttccacaggagaggagcctgaaagctgaaggctctgcctcccattctactcttacaaaccctaggaactacaagtaagcctacagtctgagagcgaagcgctctattggggtgatatggtactatgaggtccctaagataagactccCAAATGGAGTGAGGTTTTAAATGCGCACCCGGCGTAGGACGGGGTATAACTATCTCAGGAAAATTGGAGATATAGAAACAAATTTGGAGCCCCTGGCATAAAAaagtagtttatttatttttgtaaaatttaAGTAGAGACATTTTTCATATTCTCGAGGTCGGTCATCCGGGTATTTAACCTCTAGTGGTGGGTTTTATCAGTGAATACATCAGCAAACTTAATACAAATACAtgcaatttggtcacttttcaaaaggCTCAGAAAATTACCTGTCAACTTCTAGATTAGGCTGcagaacaacaacacaaaaatggATTAATGGGTCTCTATGACTCAGAGGCTAGTTAGCTGTTTATTACTGTCAAAGAAACAAATCCCACAaggagagtttttttttatttttaatgaagcgTTGAGATGCTCGGATGAAGCGTTTCTTAGCATGCTATATGGACACGTGGCTTTCAGTTCAGGGTAGCAGTGCATGTATGAAAGAGACTTCCAATTTTTGGTTCTGGAACTCCGACTGAACAATTCAGTCTAAAAATTATGTACATAAATAAGATCAGAAATAACAAGGAAAGTTCAGTTTTAAGGCTCATTTTTTTCATGATCCTGAGGAACTGATTGTAtaatgcctcttttttttttttttacaatttcgtTGATGCTTCCTGATGCTGGCCTCAATCACACCACATTCAGTGGCCAGTGCTGTAGCTTGCTCTACTGCATCTGTCTGTAGTAACCATTAAAGGATGACATCAAGGGCGATGTGACAGAACCTATTCTGGACATTCAGGATTTTTAAATGACTATCAGTGGGCCTCCATAGAACATCTCCCCTCAGTTCTAAACCTCCTTGTATAGACAGAATACAGTGCACCAGCTTTGATTGGATATATTCTGATTTTTGGTATCTGtaagctcatttcttttaacaGTGTTTGGTAAACGGACCAATGACCAAACTCCTTTCTTAGACCTGGTTTTCTGTCAGGGGATGGCTCCCTAAAACGAGTGCAATCCCTTGCTAACAAGGTTCATCCACCTTTGATTTTTGTTTGAAGACCATCTCTTCTCGATAAGCTGCTTACTCTGCTTTTGACTCCCGTCTGGCCAACTTTTTGACTCACAGCTGGGACACGGTTGATGTACTCAAGGGCGTATCCACACGATGGTCGGCCAACACACTGCATCTCCGCTCCTTAGCTAAATTAActgcatttatagagcgcttttccatctatatcagaagctcaaagcactttacagtgatgcctcgcattcacacacacacacacacacacacacacacacacacacacacacacacacacacacacacacacacacacacacacacacacacacacacacacacacacacacacacacacacacaccaatatcaaggtgctgccatgcaagttgctcactacaaaccgggagcaacttggggattaaggactttgcacaagggcccttagtgattttccagccagacgAGGGTTTGAAGCGAGGATCCTCTGCTcttactgcttaaccactagaccatcacctccctagctGCTCTCAGATCCCCTACAATTTAGCCTGGACACAATGGACACAGAGTTACTGTGTGCTGCCATGGAGAGACGCTGTTAGTGACAACGCTATTTCTTGCTTCACAGGGCTTCAATATTTCAAAGTTCTGCAGGTTATACATGACGGTCATGTATAACTTGCAGAATTATTGCATTTGTGTCTTTAGATCCTTTCATTTGTCCAGCCACAGTCAATAAATCAGTAAGCACAGAcattgctaacagctagcagtgctaacTGCTTCAAAGTTTGTGTCCACACCACCGCTGTCCTGTTGAGACTGCTAACCTGACGTTGCTTCATCTAAAaagccttcatggtcacactctTGCGAAATCAGTTAAACTGGCACGACTTTCTCGTAGACATGTAGAAATAAAATTAAAGCAAGCAACTATTTCCCCCTGAAGATGTCCGACTACAATTATTTTCTTTCTCACCGAGTGCTTCCAGTGTGACATTTCACTGAAATGTACCAAAGAGTTTAGGCAGTTGGAATGAGggagtttagaaaatggatggacagacgCACTTACAAGTGTGTGACTGTCTACATCTCAGTATCTGTCCATCTGGTCTCTCAGCGAGACACATTCAGACAGGCCGTGACACTCAGAGACATACTGAGAAACAGAGACAAGAGACAAAGAGGAGCCAAAACAAAGAGAGAGCCCCTCTACAAGCACAGACACAAAGAGAAGGGACAGCTGTACAAACTCACTACTGCCTCCTACAGGACACAATTCTGGGGAAGCGGAGACACATTTGTGTGATGTCATTCAGCACATGTCTGGAAATAAACGCTCCAAGCTGCTCTAATATACACATGCACTGCAACCAGTGTGGACAGCAACAGAACAAAACAACACAGCATTTAGCCCATCAGATCTACATCTATAGAAATATTTTCACCTGTACTTATACAAGAAGAGTTTTCATTTCCcgcagccgccttctctgagatttctttgttctttttgccATCTGTCTTGCCTTTTTTTCTATATCCCTCAGGCTCTTTGATTTTGGTGTAGGTTCCACCACATGTTCTTTGATGATCTTCCCACCAGGGATCCAGAGCAGAGGGAGCTCTGTTCATGGCCCTCTTCACATAACCAAAGTAAGGTCTGCGGTTCTGGCAGGGCCCGCTGCATCGCCACCAGTGCTGTCGGTACACATCAACCTCATCGTGGAAACTGTGGTAGATCTGACAACAGGACAGAGTAAATATACAAGGTTTGTAACTGTGAGGAAATATGACTGTACTCACTAAAAACTCAACTAATAAACGTGAAGTGCTTAAAACATGTAATAGAGGAGATACGTACTGTAATATTTGTCCCACTGGCCTTGTTGATCCGGTTCATATGTTTGCAGAACTCAGGTCCATGACCCTCTCTGTCTCGGTTGTTCTGGGTTACAAACAGCAGAGCATGGATCATTTCATGCAGGAGAGTCTGGGAAAAGAATAACAAACAAATGCAGAAAaacctgtataaaaaaaaaaaaatctatccatTTACAGCCGAACAGGTTTTTATTGGAGCCTAAAATTCTGAGTTTCAAGCAACTTTCTTTTGCCAACTGTAGAACTGAGCTTGAGATGACTTATGATGGCCTCATCACCTACCATCATTTAAGCTCTCCATTTTGAGAATGACTAGATTGACGCATTCATAGCATATCTTTTTTAGTTTCATACACAGTACAGCTGGTGAGTCACATAGACCTTTTTGGAACACCAGGGGCAGTGTGTTTCTCTAGGTaagactggagttgtgtcaggaagggcatccgacataaaacttttgccaaataccaatgcagatctggctgtatccactgtgatgACCCCAAACAAAAGGAAGCAGCTGAGTGGACAACAACATTACGTGATTCTCCACGTGGATCTCCACAAATATGGCATGGACGTGCATTTTGATTTAAAACTCCAGATGTAACCataactcataaccatcccaaagacatatcattctctttggctgctttcagtgatgccggtatttggttagactctttctctcagattgttctgtctgagttattttcattagttacttcctccaaaccatcaacatgtttattagacccattcctaccaggctgctcaaggaagccctaccattaattaatgcttcgatcttaaatatgatcaatctatctttattagttggctatgtaccacaggcttttaaggtggcagtaattaaaccattacttaaaaagccatcacttgacccagctatcttagctaattataggccaatctccaaccttccttttctctcaaaaattcttgaaagggtagttgtaaaacagctaactgatcatctgcagaggaatggtctatttgaagagtttcagtcaggtttcagaattcatcatagtacagaaacagcattagtgaaggttacaaatgatcttcttatggcctcagacagtggactcatctctgtgcttgttctgttagacctcagtgctgcttttgatactgttgaccataacattttattacagagattagagcatgccataggtattaaaggtactgcgctgcggtggtttgaatcacatttatctaatagattacaatttgttcatgtaaatggggaatcttcttcacagactaaggttaattatggcgttccacaaggttctgtgctaggaccaattttattcactttatacatgcttcccttaggcagtattattagacagcattgcttaaattttcattgttacacagatgatacccagctttatctatccatgaagccagaggacacacaccaattagctaaactgcaggattgtcttacagacataaagacatggatgacgtctaatttcctgcttttaaactcagataaaactgaagttattgtacttggccccacaaatcttagaaacatggtgtctaaccagatccttactctggatggcattaccccgacctctagtaatactgtgagaaatcttggagtcatttttgatcaggatatgtcattcaatgcgcatattaaacaaatatgtaggactgcttttttgcatttgcgcaatatctctaaaattagaaaggtcttgtctcagagtgatgctgaaaaactaattcatgcatttatttcctctaggctggactattgtaattcattattattaggttgtcctaaaagttccctgaaaagccttcagttaattcaaaatgctgcagctagagtactgacagggactagaaggagagagcatatctcacccatattggcctctcttcattggcttcctgttaattctagaatagaatttaaaattcttcttcttacttataaggttttgaataatcaggtcccatcttatcttagggacctcgtagtaccatatcaccccaatagagcgcttcgctctcagactgcaggcttacttgtagttcctagggtttgtaagagtagaatgggaggcagagccttcagctttcaggctcctctcctctggaaccagctcccaattcggatcagggagacagacaccctctctacttttgctaaagcttatagttagggctggatcaggtgaccctgaaccatcccttagttatgctgctatagacttagactgctggggggttcccatgatgcactgagtgtttctttctctttttgctctgtatgcaccactctgcattcaatcattagtgactgatctctgctctcttccacagcatgtctttttcctgattctctcccctcagccccaaccagccccagcagaagactgcccctccctgagtctggttctgctggggggttcccatgatgcactgagtgtttctttctctttttgctctgtatgcaccactctgcattcaatcattagtgactgatctctgctctcttccacagcatgtctttttcctgattctctcccctcagccccaaccagtcccagcagaagactgcccctccctgagcctggttctgctggaggtttcttcctgttaaaagggagtttttccttcccactgtcgccaagtgcttgctcatagggggtcgttttgaccgttgggatttttccgtaattattgtatgcctttgccttacaatataaagcgccttggggcaactgtttgttgtgatttggcgctatataaataaaattgatttgatttgatgtacaaggacagtggagCACCAGTAAATGGTTAATTCCTTCTGctgatcctgtttttttttttttttttttttcccacttttttccaggtggatctgcatgttgattttggcacaggttttacgccggatgcccttcttgacacaactccacactgcatggagaaatgtggcaggagtgggatttgaacccagaaccttctgcactgaaaccaagtgcactaaccacttggccaccactcctaacTGGAAATGGTTAATAGACTGCATTTACGAGTATATTGTGATGTCAcagtcaaagcactttacagtgatgcctcacattcaagatCAGAATATTACTGTCCATGTAAATGTAGCTACGGTTTATGCACAGTCCttagcctaaccctaaccctaacttttGAGAGGGTCAATTTTGGCTCCTGTACACCTTCAATGAGACAATGTCCTCTTTATCTCGCAGTAATCCCGGTGGGTTCTTAATGGATACTACACAATCACAGCGCTTGTTACTGGACATTACATAACAcctgaaatagatccttgtcatttgattggtggtttgtatgtcacatgatattgatcatttgttcAATTTGTAAtgttgttccatttactgtgcgacTATGGTTCCATATATTTTGCACCATTGCATGCCGTGGCCAATTTAACGGAAAAACACAACATATCATCTTTCTGTGCATGTAGCAATCAAGCATCGACAGGCCACACGCTCACACTAGAACGCTCGCAACCTCTGACACGGTAACAGCGCTTAGTttgaaaacaaacatggcaggtcTGTCTTGGTGACAGACAGCGATTTGAACAAGATTATTGatggtgctcattcttctaacactaacacacacacacacacacacacacacacacacacacacacacacacacacacacacacacacacacacacacacacacacacacacacacacacacacacacacacacacacacacacaacaaaaaaacaaatccagtatgctgtaagccgtctggaggtatTCGCCAAAGGAGATTACCTAataaacaattttggattggattgctatttgaaatttgtgttgcactgtttggaacctcttgacctcaaaggactaATGACGCacactaaaatgtaagtcccctttctcTTGTTTAAAagttaaaatatcaaatgacaagaatctgctTTAGGTTTtgtataaaacaaacaatgaatgtctTTTCATTtgtacaatggtaagaatatttcatgaggggaATGATGAAATAttcttatttgtatattatataacacCCAAATAAATCCTTGTAATTTGATtgatggtttgtatgtcatgtgatattgatcatttgtcccatttgccattgcgctccatttactgtgcaattttggttccatttagcatgcaaatttggttccatatgatttgtaccattgcacgctgtgaccacCACAAGCGCACACCACCGGCGACGGCACTTTGCTAAAAAAAACTGGGACGTCTATAGGTGAAGTGGAACCGCTGTCGGATGAAGAGCTTGACATATTTATGTtgcgattttttgctggactgagaaaagcagagaACAGTCTGTACACTAAGTCAGTGCATAGCATCTGTGATGGACTACgtcatcaggattgtttttgaactatctgactgttcttGCAAGTTGTCTAAGAACAATTCTGGATTGGACTggattcctatttaaagttcgtgttggactgttgacctcaaaggaccagtgacgcacaccaaacgTAAgtaccttttctcttgtttataaattaataaaatgtcaaatgacaaggatctatttggtcaatggaaaaaatatttaattcagtgaaagatggaatgttccattttctgttgtttataaattaataaaatatcaaatcacaaggatgtattttagccattatataaaacaaataatgttttttcatttgaatggtatacaaataatgaatgtttatgagttcaattcgttccattgaaagaa
The sequence above is drawn from the Thalassophryne amazonica chromosome 21, fThaAma1.1, whole genome shotgun sequence genome and encodes:
- the LOC117503308 gene encoding sprT-like domain-containing protein Spartan, coding for MDEDFLLALQLQEQFDNEYASSSFSSNGFEETDFGRSSKRQKVVACGPLSIVDETWEMLDPSPDVRALFLDFNDRFFWGKLSGVEVKWSPRMTLCAGVCSYEGRGGLCSIRLSEPLLKLRPRKDLVETLLHEMIHALLFVTQNNRDREGHGPEFCKHMNRINKASGTNITIYHSFHDEVDVYRQHWWRCSGPCQNRRPYFGYVKRAMNRAPSALDPWWEDHQRTCGGTYTKIKEPEGYRKKGKTDGKKNKEISEKAAAGNENSSCISTGSGFQDIRNIVPFSGKGFVLGRTSQASTCSTPSAKPLVPVMDVSSSSPISSPKKFSSPTSLSRIPSSHVNPTQGISSTSTSGQNRPIKRSVSNTKVFVNISGSPVRISKPHGSIKANRECEEIPKIRQTAINDLFNNTGVKTTASQTSAGSSGLTGTTSPRGVPLGTHSDCVSGAAGGSLTSRKRLLDECRSSATMFDFFQRTVSTDSSAPNSSSVRQSTSGASSSSSSLTVNCPVCQTKVLESNINQHLDSCLS